One stretch of Leptospira barantonii DNA includes these proteins:
- a CDS encoding patatin-like phospholipase family protein, which yields MKRALILSGGGARGAYQAGVLRYLEEIQFKPDIICGTSVGAITATAMGCGMNAAEITKLWKSIEAKKVMRYSIWNDLVDIFVKSYSPLTDTTPLKNLLYSHLDFRNLRKNPVEVIITAVNILTAELVFFRNKEIDIEHVMASSAIPMFFPWQYVDGKPHWDGGVMANTPILPAVERGATDIVVVLLSPVGGIDMGLPKTRREGLERVFELSLIGSFQTVMSNLNFEKKMKKGKKSKLSSLLSIPSADRPELKIRTIGPRTSLGFGSILNFSQVQADYLITRGYEDARIQFGEY from the coding sequence ATGAAACGTGCCCTTATCCTATCCGGAGGCGGAGCCCGAGGCGCTTACCAAGCGGGTGTTCTTCGTTATTTGGAGGAGATCCAATTTAAGCCGGACATTATCTGCGGTACTTCCGTAGGGGCGATCACCGCGACCGCGATGGGTTGTGGAATGAACGCCGCCGAAATCACGAAGTTGTGGAAGTCCATCGAAGCGAAGAAGGTGATGCGTTATTCGATCTGGAACGATCTGGTCGATATCTTCGTAAAAAGTTATTCGCCGTTAACCGATACGACCCCGCTTAAGAATCTGCTTTATTCCCATCTTGACTTCCGCAATTTAAGGAAGAATCCGGTCGAGGTGATCATCACCGCGGTCAACATTCTCACCGCAGAGCTCGTCTTTTTTAGAAACAAGGAAATCGACATAGAACACGTGATGGCGTCCTCCGCGATTCCCATGTTTTTCCCTTGGCAGTACGTGGATGGAAAACCGCATTGGGACGGCGGAGTGATGGCGAACACTCCGATTCTTCCCGCGGTGGAACGAGGAGCGACCGACATCGTAGTTGTTCTTTTGTCGCCGGTCGGTGGAATCGATATGGGTTTGCCGAAGACGAGAAGAGAAGGTTTGGAAAGGGTATTCGAACTTTCTTTGATCGGTTCGTTTCAAACCGTGATGTCCAATTTGAACTTCGAGAAAAAAATGAAGAAAGGAAAAAAATCAAAACTTTCTTCCCTCTTATCGATTCCAAGCGCGGATCGCCCCGAGTTGAAGATCCGTACGATCGGTCCAAGGACCTCTCTCGGTTTTGGAAGTATTCTGAACTTTTCGCAAGTTCAGGCTGACTATCTGATCACCCGAGGATACGAGGACGCAAGAATTCAGTTCGGAGAATATTAG
- a CDS encoding glycoside hydrolase family 5 protein: MEELFVKNGHFAGKDGTIYQLRGVNLSGSAKMPSKPDGTTHFDQTLTFFNHRNVSFVGRPLEEDQAAEHFDRLRKWGFNFLRFLITWEAIEHKGPGKYDNEYIDYVERMVALAAQKGLYLFIDPHQDVWSRFTGGDGAPGWTLDELGMDISKIRDSETAIVHHFQGRNYRRMSWPLNYQKYACSTMFSLFFGGKEFAPDARIGGKNVQDFLQDHYIDSVLKIVRKLKKYKNVIGFDTLNEPSPGWIGKKNLGEFDGFGFGKVVKTSPFKEMYLSEGRAVSAEQAYMLGFWSLPWGKVRLNPNGVPLWKRGQQCIWRTHGVWDYDPNGAPMMLKPEYFYKKNGRKYDFYSDFMHPFIKKFKERVQKVESRFHIFIESDPARLELEWKESPKKNHGSVVNATHWYDISVLMLKRYYPWFGVHIFKQKPVFGKENIDKAYEDTIRMIREMSEKNMGNCPTVIGETGIPMDLNQRAAYLKKDYGVLEKALDRVMKAIEKNFVNLALWNYTPDHTHSLGDRWNEEDLSIYSMDTPTSYDEDGGRAVRAFSRPYPIRTKGLPVALNFDMERSLFKYSFRQEGDLFPETEIFIPEIHYKNGFEVLVNAGTYQYDSRAKILKFKGEKGILHYGITILPSKKSLFREQDRVKVVPNTQKRKIR, from the coding sequence ATGGAAGAATTATTCGTTAAAAACGGACATTTCGCGGGCAAGGACGGAACGATCTATCAGCTTCGCGGAGTCAATCTTTCCGGTTCGGCAAAAATGCCTTCTAAACCGGACGGAACCACACACTTCGATCAGACCTTAACTTTTTTTAATCATAGAAACGTTTCGTTCGTCGGACGTCCTTTGGAAGAGGATCAGGCCGCTGAACATTTCGATCGTCTTCGCAAATGGGGATTCAACTTCTTGCGGTTTCTCATAACGTGGGAAGCGATCGAACACAAGGGTCCCGGTAAATACGACAACGAATACATAGACTACGTGGAAAGAATGGTCGCGCTCGCCGCACAGAAAGGTCTTTATCTTTTTATCGATCCGCATCAGGACGTTTGGTCCCGTTTCACCGGAGGAGACGGAGCTCCCGGTTGGACCTTGGACGAACTCGGAATGGACATTTCTAAGATTCGCGATTCCGAAACCGCGATCGTTCATCACTTTCAAGGAAGAAATTACCGAAGAATGTCCTGGCCTTTGAATTATCAGAAGTACGCGTGCTCCACGATGTTCTCATTGTTTTTCGGCGGAAAAGAATTCGCGCCCGATGCAAGGATCGGAGGAAAGAACGTTCAGGATTTTTTACAGGATCATTATATCGATTCCGTTCTCAAGATCGTTCGCAAACTTAAGAAATATAAAAACGTGATCGGCTTCGACACGTTAAACGAACCTTCTCCAGGATGGATCGGTAAAAAGAATCTGGGAGAATTCGACGGGTTCGGTTTTGGCAAGGTGGTCAAAACTTCTCCGTTTAAGGAAATGTATCTTTCCGAAGGGCGTGCGGTTTCGGCGGAACAAGCGTATATGCTCGGGTTTTGGAGTTTGCCTTGGGGAAAAGTCCGTTTGAATCCGAACGGAGTTCCTCTTTGGAAACGAGGACAACAGTGTATCTGGAGAACGCACGGGGTATGGGACTACGATCCGAACGGCGCTCCGATGATGTTGAAGCCGGAATATTTCTATAAGAAGAACGGAAGAAAATACGATTTTTATTCCGACTTCATGCACCCATTTATCAAAAAGTTCAAGGAACGAGTGCAGAAGGTGGAAAGTCGTTTTCATATTTTTATAGAAAGCGATCCGGCGCGTCTCGAACTCGAATGGAAAGAATCTCCCAAAAAGAATCATGGTTCCGTCGTCAACGCGACACATTGGTATGATATATCGGTACTGATGTTGAAACGATATTATCCCTGGTTCGGGGTTCATATCTTTAAACAAAAACCTGTATTCGGAAAAGAGAATATAGACAAGGCGTACGAAGATACGATTCGAATGATCCGAGAAATGTCCGAAAAGAATATGGGCAACTGTCCGACCGTCATCGGAGAAACCGGAATTCCGATGGACCTGAATCAAAGAGCCGCGTATCTCAAAAAAGATTACGGAGTTTTGGAAAAAGCGCTCGATCGTGTGATGAAAGCCATCGAAAAAAATTTCGTAAATCTTGCGTTGTGGAATTATACTCCCGATCATACTCACAGTCTCGGCGATCGATGGAACGAGGAAGATCTATCGATCTATTCCATGGACACCCCGACCTCGTACGACGAAGACGGTGGAAGAGCGGTGCGCGCATTCAGTCGTCCGTATCCGATTCGAACCAAGGGTTTGCCGGTCGCTTTGAACTTTGATATGGAACGATCCTTGTTCAAATATTCGTTTCGACAAGAAGGGGATTTGTTTCCCGAAACGGAAATTTTTATACCGGAAATCCATTATAAAAACGGATTCGAAGTTTTAGTGAATGCCGGTACGTATCAATATGATTCTCGCGCCAAAATATTAAAATTTAAGGGAGAAAAAGGAATTCTTCATTATGGAATAACTATTCTCCCGTCCAAAAAATCACTTTTCAGGGAACAAGATCGGGTTAAAGTGGTTCCCAATACTCAAAAGAGGAAGATTAGATGA
- a CDS encoding TIGR04454 family lipoprotein: MKKVLMISLSALAVLSLTVMCGGPKHSAEECAPIVEEMLTNLTAGQKADDTANIATMKATLVPVLQKECMSGKFDLTCLKSAKSIPAIQACKK; encoded by the coding sequence ATGAAAAAAGTTCTTATGATTTCCCTAAGCGCTCTTGCAGTTCTTTCATTGACTGTAATGTGCGGCGGACCGAAACATTCTGCGGAAGAATGCGCTCCTATCGTAGAAGAAATGTTAACCAATCTTACCGCTGGACAAAAAGCGGACGACACTGCAAACATCGCGACTATGAAAGCGACATTAGTTCCAGTTTTACAAAAAGAATGTATGTCCGGAAAATTCGATCTTACTTGTCTTAAATCTGCAAAAAGCATTCCTGCAATCCAGGCTTGTAAGAAATAA
- a CDS encoding Yip1 family protein yields the protein MFQFSFSFANVLEEARGVLLQPVSFFKKLSDAPEESLIPMYLRCLIYMGFLYVIAVLSMTVLTPSGFSNPPWSFLFLEMPIAYFLASFIVFPTLGLLYMFFSWACGGNTNWKKNFRASTAVLGMFWSALLLQSFGGLIHIFVGIGIGVAFTAYIPFLFYIALTSYLQAPVKRTAIVLGVFASILLYLQYSKMDSYIRDYKIIESMNSQKPLSREEEVQGEQDAAEIIRKAMEKAKAEGHDSKE from the coding sequence ATGTTTCAGTTTTCTTTTTCATTTGCAAACGTTCTCGAAGAAGCTCGAGGCGTTTTACTTCAACCCGTTTCTTTTTTTAAAAAACTTTCCGACGCTCCCGAAGAATCCCTGATCCCCATGTATCTTCGTTGTTTGATCTACATGGGATTTTTATACGTGATCGCGGTACTCAGCATGACCGTATTGACTCCGAGCGGGTTTTCCAATCCTCCCTGGTCCTTTCTGTTTTTGGAAATGCCTATCGCCTATTTCCTCGCAAGTTTTATCGTCTTTCCTACTTTAGGACTTCTTTATATGTTTTTCTCCTGGGCATGCGGAGGGAATACGAATTGGAAAAAGAATTTTAGGGCGAGCACCGCGGTCCTCGGAATGTTTTGGAGCGCGTTATTGCTTCAAAGTTTCGGCGGATTGATTCATATCTTCGTGGGAATCGGAATCGGAGTCGCGTTCACCGCTTACATTCCGTTTTTATTTTATATCGCTTTGACTTCGTATCTGCAAGCTCCCGTAAAAAGAACCGCGATCGTACTCGGCGTGTTCGCTTCGATTCTTTTGTATCTTCAATATTCGAAGATGGATTCCTATATCAGGGATTATAAAATCATAGAAAGTATGAATTCTCAAAAACCGCTTTCCAGAGAAGAGGAAGTACAGGGAGAACAGGACGCCGCGGAGATCATTCGAAAGGCGATGGAAAAAGCGAAAGCTGAAGGACACGACAGCAAGGAATAA
- a CDS encoding FMN-binding glutamate synthase family protein: protein MQIPNFSTILQFILENPWSSLFYALGTYTLIALVHDIVQRRHAIKHNFPLVGRIRYLFETIGPELRQYWVANDKEEMPFNRAERSWVYATAKKQNNNFGFGTTELLYEAGYPIIKHSAFPFPESKVKHLKNDSSMIPCLKVIGEFHNRKKPFRPPSVVNISAMSYGSLGKNAVSALNKGAMMAHCYQNTGEGGISPYHQLGGDIVWQIGTGYFGARDEKGNFSLNLFEQKIHENPQVRMIEIKLSQGAKPGKGGILPGKKVTSQIAAIRGVPAGVDCVSPNAHSEFGTVSELIDFIEKLHSASGLPVGIKSAIGEIHFWNELAERMKQTNKGPDFITIDGGEGGTGAAPLAFADHVSLPFKVGFARVYQIFQNEKLSERMAWIGSGKLGFPDRAIVAFAMGCDLINVAREAMMSIGCIQAQRCHTDHCPAGVATQNRWLQAGLDIELKAERNANYIKGLRKEVLSVTHAAGYEHPLQFRGTDIEISAGLNIFKTLETILGYQRDHVHFTKMLDYTEHTYLEEYMQGVSKVEHPNNGRTKG, encoded by the coding sequence ATGCAAATTCCAAACTTTTCTACGATCCTGCAGTTCATTTTGGAAAATCCTTGGTCTTCTCTCTTCTATGCTTTGGGAACTTACACTCTCATCGCGCTCGTTCACGACATCGTTCAAAGAAGACACGCAATCAAACATAACTTTCCTCTCGTGGGAAGAATCCGATATCTTTTCGAAACGATAGGCCCCGAACTCAGACAATACTGGGTTGCGAACGATAAGGAAGAGATGCCGTTCAATCGAGCGGAACGTTCCTGGGTTTATGCGACGGCGAAAAAACAAAACAACAACTTCGGTTTCGGAACGACCGAACTTCTTTACGAAGCGGGTTATCCGATCATCAAACACAGCGCGTTTCCGTTCCCGGAGTCGAAAGTAAAACATCTCAAGAACGATTCTTCCATGATCCCTTGTCTGAAAGTGATCGGGGAATTTCACAACCGCAAAAAACCGTTTCGTCCTCCTTCCGTCGTAAACATCTCCGCGATGTCGTACGGATCGCTCGGCAAAAACGCGGTCTCCGCTTTGAACAAAGGAGCCATGATGGCTCATTGTTATCAAAACACGGGCGAAGGCGGAATCAGCCCCTATCACCAGTTAGGCGGAGACATCGTCTGGCAGATCGGAACCGGGTATTTCGGAGCGAGGGATGAGAAAGGAAATTTTTCCCTGAATCTTTTCGAACAAAAGATCCACGAAAATCCTCAAGTGAGAATGATAGAGATCAAACTTTCTCAAGGCGCAAAACCCGGTAAGGGAGGAATTCTTCCCGGCAAAAAAGTAACCTCGCAGATCGCCGCGATCCGAGGAGTTCCCGCAGGAGTGGACTGTGTTTCGCCTAACGCACATTCCGAATTCGGAACGGTAAGCGAACTCATAGACTTTATCGAAAAACTTCATTCCGCGAGCGGGCTTCCGGTCGGAATCAAAAGCGCCATCGGTGAAATTCATTTTTGGAACGAACTCGCGGAAAGAATGAAACAAACCAACAAGGGTCCCGACTTTATCACGATCGACGGCGGTGAAGGAGGAACCGGAGCCGCTCCCCTTGCCTTTGCGGATCACGTTTCACTTCCGTTTAAGGTCGGTTTTGCGAGAGTCTATCAGATCTTTCAAAATGAAAAACTTTCGGAAAGAATGGCTTGGATCGGAAGCGGTAAACTAGGATTTCCCGATCGCGCGATCGTCGCGTTTGCAATGGGTTGCGATCTGATCAACGTCGCCAGAGAAGCGATGATGTCCATCGGTTGTATCCAGGCGCAACGTTGTCATACCGATCATTGTCCGGCCGGGGTCGCCACTCAGAATCGTTGGCTCCAAGCGGGTCTTGACATTGAACTCAAAGCGGAACGGAACGCAAACTACATCAAGGGATTGCGCAAAGAAGTCCTTTCGGTCACTCACGCGGCGGGTTACGAACATCCACTTCAATTCCGAGGAACCGATATCGAAATCAGCGCAGGACTCAACATCTTCAAAACCTTGGAAACGATTCTCGGATACCAACGAGATCACGTTCATTTTACGAAGATGCTCGATTATACGGAACACACCTACTTGGAAGAATACATGCAAGGAGTTTCCAAGGTAGAACATCCGAACAACGGCAGAACCAAAGGCTAA
- a CDS encoding acetyl-CoA hydrolase/transferase family protein: MKDKFISANSALSSVKAGQRVFVHSVAAAPSLLIEALTARANELTNVEMIHLHTEGKAPYAEPGMEGKFFTNALFVAANTRKAVEEGRGDYIPIFLSECPSLFRNGILPLDVALIQVSPPDKHGFCSLGVSVDISKAAVETAKVVVAQVNENMPRTHGDGIIHINQIRSFVEGNLPLHEHVSEEPSEVELAIGKNVASLVEDGATLQMGIGAIPNAVLTCLTSHKDLGIHTEMFSDGVMELVQKGIITGIHKKKHPGKIVSGFVMGTRKLYAFIDDNPEVAMLDIGYINDPHVIRKNPKVTAINSAVEVDLTGQVCADTIGTRQFSGVGGQMDFIRGSSLSEGGKPIIALPSSTAKGESRIVSILKPGADVVTTRAHVHYVVTEYGVANLYGKNLRQRAKALIGIAHPNHREKLEKDALERFKVL, encoded by the coding sequence ATGAAAGATAAATTTATTTCCGCAAATTCGGCTCTTTCGTCAGTCAAAGCGGGTCAAAGGGTTTTCGTTCACAGCGTCGCGGCCGCTCCTTCGCTTTTGATCGAAGCGTTAACCGCGCGCGCTAACGAGCTGACTAACGTGGAAATGATTCACCTTCATACCGAAGGAAAGGCTCCTTATGCGGAACCCGGTATGGAAGGAAAATTTTTTACGAACGCACTTTTTGTCGCCGCAAACACTCGCAAGGCCGTGGAAGAAGGAAGAGGAGATTATATTCCGATTTTCTTAAGCGAATGTCCGTCCTTGTTTAGAAACGGAATTCTTCCCTTGGACGTGGCGCTCATCCAAGTTTCTCCCCCCGATAAACACGGATTTTGTTCTCTCGGAGTTTCCGTCGATATCAGCAAGGCCGCCGTCGAAACCGCAAAGGTTGTCGTCGCGCAAGTCAACGAAAACATGCCACGTACTCACGGAGACGGAATCATTCACATAAACCAAATCCGTTCTTTTGTGGAAGGAAATCTTCCCTTGCACGAACACGTTTCCGAAGAACCTTCCGAAGTCGAACTCGCGATCGGAAAGAACGTCGCTTCTCTCGTTGAAGACGGCGCGACACTTCAGATGGGAATCGGCGCGATCCCCAATGCGGTCCTAACGTGTCTAACGTCTCATAAGGATTTGGGAATTCATACGGAGATGTTTTCGGACGGGGTTATGGAACTCGTTCAAAAAGGAATCATCACCGGGATTCATAAGAAAAAACATCCGGGCAAAATCGTTTCCGGATTCGTGATGGGAACCCGCAAACTCTACGCCTTCATCGACGACAATCCGGAAGTTGCGATGCTCGACATCGGTTATATCAACGACCCGCACGTGATCCGAAAAAACCCGAAGGTCACAGCGATCAATTCCGCGGTGGAAGTGGACTTAACCGGACAAGTCTGCGCGGACACGATCGGCACGAGACAGTTCTCCGGAGTCGGCGGTCAGATGGATTTTATACGCGGTTCTTCCTTGTCCGAAGGCGGTAAACCCATCATTGCACTTCCTTCTTCCACGGCTAAAGGAGAATCTAGAATCGTTTCCATTCTCAAACCCGGGGCCGACGTCGTCACGACCCGTGCGCACGTTCACTACGTCGTAACCGAATACGGGGTCGCAAATTTATACGGAAAAAATTTACGGCAAAGAGCGAAGGCTCTGATCGGAATCGCACATCCGAATCATAGAGAAAAACTCGAAAAGGATGCTCTGGAACGTTTTAAGGTTCTTTAA
- a CDS encoding acyl-CoA thioesterase encodes MARIQLELPNKFVWSVDLDVRIYDVNFADHLAHDRVISLLHEARARFFLEHNYTELNVDGLGIIMTDIAVVYKAEAFFRDKIRVEITAGDFNQRGCDIYYRMTHADGPANGKIICEAKTGVVFMDYTNRKLGTLPEGFRKIFP; translated from the coding sequence ATGGCAAGAATTCAACTCGAACTCCCTAATAAATTCGTTTGGTCCGTTGATTTGGACGTTCGAATCTACGACGTAAATTTTGCGGATCATCTCGCGCACGATCGTGTAATCTCTTTGCTTCACGAAGCGAGAGCGAGATTCTTCTTAGAACACAATTACACCGAACTCAATGTGGACGGACTTGGAATCATCATGACCGACATCGCGGTCGTGTATAAGGCGGAAGCTTTTTTCCGAGATAAAATTCGGGTGGAGATCACCGCGGGAGATTTCAATCAACGCGGTTGCGATATCTATTATAGAATGACTCACGCGGACGGACCGGCCAACGGCAAGATCATTTGTGAGGCAAAAACCGGCGTTGTTTTTATGGATTACACGAATCGCAAGTTAGGAACTCTTCCCGAAGGTTTCCGAAAGATTTTTCCTTAA
- a CDS encoding MFS transporter: MSSHSPRNIYVKSEPMLIFALASVQFTHILDFVIMMPLGSYFQEAFHINPREFSFLISAYTYSAFVAGIIGALFIDRFNRKSAAIFLYAGFIIGTAFCAVANSYYLLLAARILSGAFGGILSSIIFAIVGDVIAMERRGRATGAIMGAFSVASVIGIPVGLKIAEYYGWNMSFAGIVLLSLPILVLMYYHLPSIPPFQSAGENPLQNFIRILTYKRYMASYMLIMFVILGGFTVIPFIAPYMERNVGIPKENIPWIYFFGGLVTFFSSRVIGIISDKIGKHKVFYILVPLSFIPIWIMTNLGQTSLVNVLILTTVFMVIVSGRWIPALALITSTTEPRDRGRFMTVISALQNLASGLGATIGGSILVATTPTSPYQNYDVAGYLAIGFNVIAIILISRVKAVS, translated from the coding sequence ATGTCCTCTCATTCTCCCCGTAACATTTACGTAAAATCCGAACCGATGCTGATCTTCGCGCTCGCGTCCGTTCAGTTCACACATATTCTCGACTTCGTAATCATGATGCCTCTTGGAAGTTATTTTCAAGAAGCGTTTCATATCAATCCGAGAGAATTCTCCTTTCTAATTTCCGCATATACATACAGCGCGTTCGTTGCGGGAATCATCGGCGCACTTTTTATCGATCGATTCAATCGAAAGTCGGCGGCGATCTTTTTATATGCCGGTTTTATCATAGGAACCGCGTTTTGTGCCGTCGCGAATTCGTATTATCTTCTTTTAGCCGCGAGAATTCTTTCCGGAGCCTTCGGAGGAATTTTAAGTTCCATCATCTTCGCGATCGTAGGAGACGTGATCGCGATGGAAAGAAGAGGGCGCGCGACCGGTGCGATCATGGGAGCTTTTTCCGTCGCTTCGGTAATCGGAATTCCGGTGGGTTTGAAGATCGCGGAATATTACGGATGGAACATGTCCTTTGCCGGAATCGTTTTGTTGAGTCTTCCGATTTTGGTTTTGATGTATTATCATTTACCGAGCATTCCTCCGTTTCAATCGGCAGGGGAGAATCCGCTTCAGAACTTCATTCGAATCCTAACATATAAAAGATACATGGCCTCTTATATGCTGATCATGTTTGTGATTCTCGGTGGGTTTACCGTCATTCCGTTTATCGCGCCTTATATGGAAAGAAACGTAGGAATTCCAAAGGAGAACATTCCTTGGATCTATTTCTTCGGCGGCCTTGTGACTTTCTTTTCTTCCCGTGTGATCGGAATCATTTCGGACAAGATCGGCAAGCACAAGGTATTCTATATTCTGGTTCCGTTATCCTTTATTCCGATTTGGATCATGACCAATCTTGGACAAACCTCTCTTGTTAATGTTTTGATTCTTACCACGGTCTTTATGGTAATCGTTTCGGGAAGATGGATTCCCGCCTTGGCATTGATCACATCTACGACCGAACCTCGGGATCGCGGAAGATTTATGACTGTGATCTCTGCCTTGCAGAATCTTGCATCCGGCTTGGGCGCGACGATCGGCGGAAGTATTCTTGTGGCGACGACTCCGACTTCTCCGTATCAAAACTACGACGTGGCGGGTTATCTCGCGATAGGGTTTAACGTGATCGCGATTATCTTGATTTCTAGAGTGAAGGCCGTTTCTTAA
- a CDS encoding UDP-2,3-diacylglucosamine diphosphatase, whose protein sequence is MKFERDKVYEGIFLSDVHYLLNKKIKSHKHKELFQFLDHLEKKNVRFQTIYLVGDIIENWFFSASRKLRRSKKKFNKLFDRLDLLSALGGDKIYIVGNHDSTSYLMNLPPKIEKYLKERNWNVCEKTETESLIAVHGHQGQYNRFTWIGSIFLLRFLHAIALLVPNLFRFSEAFYQKHLNRQDPTTTEEILKYYERLSRITHQGDRVLISGHTHDFLCIPHLRIINTGDWVKSNSFVLQDGSHFIGARMNKRGEFSKEFVYKHKEDSSL, encoded by the coding sequence ATGAAATTTGAAAGGGATAAAGTCTATGAAGGAATTTTTCTTTCGGACGTTCACTACCTTCTCAATAAAAAAATAAAATCCCACAAACACAAGGAACTGTTTCAGTTTTTAGATCATCTCGAAAAGAAAAACGTACGCTTTCAGACGATCTATCTCGTGGGCGATATCATCGAAAATTGGTTCTTCAGCGCCTCGCGCAAACTCCGCAGAAGTAAAAAAAAATTTAACAAACTCTTCGATCGATTGGATTTGTTATCGGCGCTCGGCGGAGACAAAATTTATATCGTAGGAAACCACGATTCGACTTCCTATCTGATGAATCTTCCACCCAAGATCGAAAAATATCTGAAGGAAAGAAACTGGAACGTCTGCGAAAAAACCGAAACCGAATCTCTGATCGCGGTTCACGGCCACCAAGGTCAATACAATCGTTTCACCTGGATCGGTTCGATCTTTTTATTACGTTTTCTGCATGCGATCGCTCTTCTGGTCCCAAACCTATTCCGTTTTTCGGAAGCGTTTTATCAAAAACATCTAAACAGACAGGACCCGACTACAACCGAGGAAATTCTCAAATATTACGAACGTCTTTCAAGAATCACTCACCAAGGCGATCGTGTTTTAATCTCGGGTCATACACACGACTTTCTTTGTATCCCCCATCTTAGAATCATCAACACGGGCGATTGGGTGAAGAGTAACAGCTTCGTTTTACAAGACGGCTCCCATTTTATCGGAGCGAGAATGAACAAACGGGGAGAATTCTCGAAAGAATTTGTTTACAAACACAAAGAAGATTCCTCCCTTTAG